The segment GCTGGCCTAAAGTTGTAGCTGAAGCAATGTTTTGGCGATGTTTACCAATTTCATCCAATGTTTCTTGTGTTGAATATATGTTAGGCAAAGGAGTAAGAGGGACAGTAGTTGAATCAAATGTCTTAGTAGATGATCTTGTATCAATTATTGTTAATTATATAGAGAATGATGCTCTTTATCAAGAACAGATTTTAAATGCCCAGAAATGGTCTCGTAAATATACTTTAGATCGATTTTCTTTAGAAATTAAAAAAATATTAAATGAATAAGCCTGGTGTTATTCAAATAATCGATTCATTAAATACTGGAGGAGCAGAAGTTCTTGCAGTAAATATTGCGAATGGTTTACATGAAAAAGGAATCAACTCTCATTTATGTACAACAAGAAAGGAAGGGCTTTTATTGAGTAATATTGATGAAGGTGTTGGGTATTTATTTTTAAACAAAAAAAAGGTTTTTGATTTAAACGCTATAATTAAATTTAAAAACTATTTAACAAAGAATAATATAAATATAATTCATGCACACTCAACTTCTGTTTTCTTTGCTTTTTTTATTAAAATAATTTCTTCAGGAATTAAAATTATTTGGCATGATCATTATGGGAAAAGTGAAGAATTATATAAAAGAAAAATATTTCCTTTAAATTTTATTTCTTTTTTTTTAAATACAATTATTTCTGTTAACACAAATTTAAAAACTTGGTCTAAAGAAATTTTATATTGTAAGGAAGTATATTTTTTAAATAACTTTCCTACTTTTAATTGTTTAGATAAAATAACAGTATTGAAAGGAAATGAGAATAAAAAAATTGTTCACTTAGCTGCTTTTAGAGATCAAAAAGATCATGAAAATTTAATAAATGGATTTGAATATTTTATTAAAAAGAAGAATGATTGGTCTTTACATTTAGTGGGGAAAATTAATAAAGATAGTTATACTAAAGAAATTTTAGATTTAATTAAAACTAAAGGATTACAAAAGCATATATTTGTTTATGGCGCTTGTTTAGATATTTCAAATATTCTTAGTCAAGCTACTATTGGTGTTTTATCATCAAAATCTGAAGGTTTACCAATAGCATTATTAGAATATGGTTTAGCGAAACTCCCTGTTATCGTTACTAATGTAGGAGAATGTAGTAACGTAGTTGAAAATAATAAGTCTGGAATTGTAGTTAAACCAAATCACTGGTGTGATTTATCTAAAGCAATGGTAGTTTTAGCTAATTCAATAGAAAAAAGAAGAGGGTTTTCTGAATTACTCCATAAGAATGTTGTAAAAAATTATTCAAAAGAAAGTTTTTTAAATCAACTTATAAAAATATATACAATATAGTTTGATAGAAAAAATACTACATAATAAATTAACAGTTATACTTATACATATTGCATTTGGTTTCTTAGGTACGTTTCCTTTATTTCCTAAAATATATGGATTATTATCATTAACGATTCCTCTTTTTTTTATTTTTTCTTCAAAAAATGAAAATGAAGAAGCTTTTTTATTTGCTGCTTATTT is part of the Polaribacter sp. SA4-10 genome and harbors:
- a CDS encoding glycosyltransferase, with the translated sequence MNKPGVIQIIDSLNTGGAEVLAVNIANGLHEKGINSHLCTTRKEGLLLSNIDEGVGYLFLNKKKVFDLNAIIKFKNYLTKNNINIIHAHSTSVFFAFFIKIISSGIKIIWHDHYGKSEELYKRKIFPLNFISFFLNTIISVNTNLKTWSKEILYCKEVYFLNNFPTFNCLDKITVLKGNENKKIVHLAAFRDQKDHENLINGFEYFIKKKNDWSLHLVGKINKDSYTKEILDLIKTKGLQKHIFVYGACLDISNILSQATIGVLSSKSEGLPIALLEYGLAKLPVIVTNVGECSNVVENNKSGIVVKPNHWCDLSKAMVVLANSIEKRRGFSELLHKNVVKNYSKESFLNQLIKIYTI